One segment of Pseudobythopirellula maris DNA contains the following:
- a CDS encoding type II secretion system F family protein: protein MATNPITLMLLAIAHGLAIQVGLRFANGARGAHSWGLMGSFLRFISWTLLFLAGCAIVGMTFWAVFPLVIMAISSLEMLIARREQQRRDSWSVVAHAAAAGRPVESAMRENLGRYRGLVGRSVRRFVQSLAAGTPLAEAIGKHPRAFPMRAQGYASLSTHGGLPLAAMTATADPPGSEALAWSLCRRFAYFAWLALVVVAVVTFIMVAIVPAFRKIFIDFDLELPGVSRTLIAMSEQAIGSYFAALLGWLTALFTFIGIVLFFCYLFDNPVLARATDWLFAAWRRAEVLRLLAAVIDHRMPLPDGIGRLAFGAPRLPYKRFTKRLQHCYAALNRGDDWLDAMLEQKLVRASDAEVLRAAERAGNLPWALRSVADRGVERAAYRWEARQQAALVIATVIFALFVGLVCVALFLPLVSLIEGLV, encoded by the coding sequence TTGGCTACCAATCCCATCACGCTGATGTTGCTGGCGATCGCCCATGGGCTGGCGATCCAGGTCGGGTTGCGCTTCGCCAACGGGGCCCGGGGGGCGCATTCCTGGGGCTTGATGGGGAGCTTTTTACGATTCATCAGCTGGACACTGCTGTTCTTGGCCGGCTGCGCGATCGTCGGCATGACGTTCTGGGCGGTGTTCCCTTTGGTCATCATGGCGATCAGCTCGCTCGAGATGCTGATCGCCCGCCGTGAGCAGCAGCGTCGAGACTCGTGGTCGGTCGTCGCCCACGCGGCGGCGGCGGGACGCCCCGTCGAAAGCGCGATGCGGGAGAACCTCGGCCGGTACCGAGGCCTGGTCGGCCGCTCGGTGCGGCGTTTTGTCCAATCGCTCGCCGCGGGAACGCCGCTTGCCGAAGCGATCGGCAAGCACCCAAGAGCCTTCCCGATGAGGGCCCAGGGCTACGCCTCCTTGTCGACCCACGGCGGCTTGCCATTGGCGGCGATGACCGCGACCGCGGACCCGCCCGGCAGCGAGGCCTTGGCGTGGAGCCTCTGCCGCCGGTTCGCCTATTTCGCTTGGCTCGCCCTGGTCGTGGTCGCCGTGGTGACGTTTATCATGGTGGCGATCGTCCCCGCGTTTCGTAAAATCTTTATCGATTTCGATCTCGAACTCCCCGGCGTTAGTCGCACGCTGATTGCGATGAGTGAGCAAGCTATCGGCTCCTACTTCGCGGCGTTGCTCGGCTGGCTGACGGCTCTGTTCACGTTTATCGGGATCGTGCTGTTCTTTTGCTATCTTTTCGACAACCCGGTACTAGCCAGGGCGACCGATTGGCTCTTCGCCGCATGGCGCCGGGCCGAAGTGCTGCGGCTGCTCGCCGCGGTGATCGACCACCGCATGCCGTTGCCCGATGGGATCGGGCGGCTCGCGTTTGGAGCGCCACGGTTGCCCTACAAGCGTTTCACCAAGCGATTGCAACACTGCTACGCCGCGCTCAACCGGGGGGACGACTGGCTCGATGCGATGCTCGAGCAGAAGCTGGTACGAGCGTCGGACGCCGAGGTGCTGCGGGCCGCCGAGAGGGCGGGGAACCTGCCTTGGGCATTGCGGTCGGTCGCCGACCGTGGCGTGGAGCGGGCGGCCTACCGGTGGGAAGCGAGGCAGCAGGCGGCGCTCGTAATCGCGACGGTGATTTTCGCCCTCTTCGTGGGCCTGGTGTGCGTGGCGTTGTTCTTGCCGTTGGTCTCGCTAATCGAGGGATTGGTATGA
- a CDS encoding M56 family metallopeptidase: MIALFDAATSGCLCLTLLHSLWQMAVLAVAAWAAGLAMGKDRLADRYWAHVVALLLGVLAMPVTHALLQKGIAAPALAPTARLESPAGLSPAPSPAPRYSVSAPIGLANNPTPSPENEETVGVIATAEPTKPLRASDGWRKVSPWLALAYVAGVALMLLRLILAAVRLERLGGRAEPLLEGPVADALRDLCRRWSVAVPPALAHSSRTAVPTVVGLIKPTILLPTSALTGLSTEELEMIIAHELAHVRRHDVWVNLVQRLAEALLFFNPAAWWLSRRVSTLREYCCDEEACAAIARRGSEPQLRYAAALLRVVEMSRGAAGEKQAAALAATGRSPSELRRRVARLFGEPLPEPLRLTRGGVLVAAIGAALILGLPPLAESETSTETSTETSTETSIVSANGESEPERGTAKISGTVVLADGQPSPATGWIYSDSVTVNSSSYATEGRFKSDFECEVESGTVNLRFFTDMGYAPAVAGPFELRDGDDLRDVVVRLVPGYSTPLILQDEKNQPVAGATVMVHPLLNGSTNGPNHEQKTDAKGRLLLEHLAPGVRYEFRVEAPGFQPLRTEPLRMYDGVSPVRLWMARAQPATGLVRFPDGSASPGASLNVLADVEPTGFVNSYSSPEELTTTSSEGRYKLDSLGDGHHYLILVEAEDHNRVVVTDIESGQQDSPITLPQRHDLVVRVRGDLDQLKKRHGKPYIKIQQRFKETYDLGTERRGYSHLFTSKAQIEPVEGGGQAIFRGLAIDLRPDVAPQTVEVTLGENAETKKTVEIQRDSDRATFVEYDLRPAGSDSDEAVVATSAPPAREEINVVIAKHVILLEGQAIATLDDVEQRVKQLRDPGSAIIKFSSTPGSQYHGDMSDFWKRMNKQYGLTTASFSGVNQTQGARYDRIETAKDLLSDPALAISGTVVDADGKPVAGAQVLLVTPLDPSDRYGSHPLFLVGGRVSNPMGQILAETDEDGKFVLNRPDDQPYKLVALHPAQGFGFSTQQWFEQSSQVQVDPWARLEIRAEPIDDEPHFVSVKTRLQGFDPLPHLDISLPEIEIAAAGPYEAGPRPASVVRVPAGPFCETSLARGFAVDRSVDMLASTYVVMPEMDLRPLAGDERDVTLGGFSAAQRKELERRRDESKGRHQGMRGRIETPEGGAGAEPAGAGSPDAAPNADGKATADPASAAPKPSEPSASDDLHEMRIRILDDDGRPLAGAKLHSNRVRPQGAQGKRIVNTHLVADDEGAVVLPIDRPDDTVKLWAWAPGKVSEFVWLDRRPDQQGDLLPSEYEFRLAEGTVVGGAVVDDNGDPIRDVHVRVRIDTPEPPWGVDANPMASDWLTDEFYQPGVKTNAEGRWSLDNAPAPADDGDTEFTVKLDHPDYTSDSRWGGLQRAQGVTTASLRSGEAKIVMTQGVRISGTVVGPDGEPITKGWVVWHDEPYFTDGVWESEIDGDGRFETPLLESGEHPITIVAPGYAAQRRVVLVEPGLGPLRFELKPGKRIEIHVVDSDGEPVPGARFYLANTSTPNTWQGSNALHNHQRSNVPKYGVPRKADDRGVYVWEWAPEEAVTYSVGSKGYARQDTSLVAKSEPHVVTLADALVADGSVTDAATGEPIDKFLCMPVIVFRPGFYSTRVQDAKAGRAGRYELPLTGSADDNARYRVRIEAEGYRSVVSEESFGPRDGRSTLDFALKPAPALQGHVVDAAGAPVADAAVIVGTPTEVPHTHNGEPESFGERPLRSDDRGAFELLATSEPVRVRVVHQLGIAEKYVAPGDESVGEMRLAPWATVSGRLVQEGRPVGGQSIFFSPLVQRELGEARFQDSYQTRTAPDGTFRFKRLPPGAGSLRVSLGPWQDSPLTSGESVAIELKPGEHREVVLGGEGAVLTGQVVATGRDEAPLNRKWSLNYLVSRDRGVGPPLPEGFPELSFNPAGPMQPAWMLDPHYNDWLATRENHFVKLTPEGRLRVTGVAPGEYDLVVRLYERPAGCLVETVGEKIVPVRVEGDGELDLGEIEVPCRAGPRVGSDMHAYGFIDATGRKRLVADLEGRHVVMHVWASWCAPCLASMPQLAAAADRLADQPVTFVGLNIDADQQQARALAQARGWRWAQNYLGKSSDLAKQLGVSTVPSYYLIGPDGRLVISSAEWAVIEQSLEAAVGAPRVGLR, translated from the coding sequence ATGATCGCGCTCTTCGATGCAGCGACAAGCGGTTGCCTTTGCCTGACCCTGCTGCACTCTCTCTGGCAGATGGCGGTGTTGGCTGTAGCCGCCTGGGCCGCTGGCCTTGCGATGGGAAAAGACCGCTTGGCCGATCGCTACTGGGCGCATGTGGTGGCGCTGCTGCTCGGCGTTTTGGCGATGCCGGTGACGCACGCGTTGCTGCAAAAAGGGATCGCGGCGCCAGCCCTGGCGCCAACGGCTCGGCTAGAAAGTCCCGCCGGATTGTCGCCGGCGCCGAGCCCCGCCCCGCGTTATAGCGTGTCGGCGCCGATCGGCTTGGCGAATAATCCCACGCCATCCCCCGAAAACGAGGAGACCGTGGGCGTAATAGCCACTGCCGAGCCGACCAAGCCGCTCAGGGCCAGCGACGGTTGGCGGAAGGTGTCGCCGTGGCTGGCCTTGGCTTATGTCGCCGGCGTCGCACTGATGCTGCTGCGGCTGATCTTGGCGGCGGTGCGACTCGAGAGGCTCGGCGGCCGTGCTGAGCCGCTGCTCGAAGGACCGGTCGCCGACGCCCTGCGCGACCTCTGCCGGCGTTGGTCGGTGGCGGTCCCTCCCGCGTTGGCCCACTCGAGCCGCACCGCGGTCCCCACCGTGGTTGGCCTCATCAAACCGACGATCCTGCTGCCGACCTCCGCCCTGACGGGGCTGTCGACCGAAGAGCTGGAGATGATCATCGCCCACGAGCTGGCGCACGTCCGCCGGCACGACGTGTGGGTCAACCTCGTTCAGCGGCTGGCCGAGGCGTTGCTCTTCTTCAACCCGGCCGCCTGGTGGTTGAGCCGCCGCGTCAGCACGCTGCGCGAGTACTGCTGCGACGAGGAGGCGTGCGCCGCCATCGCCCGCCGCGGCAGCGAGCCGCAACTGCGTTACGCCGCGGCGCTCTTGCGTGTCGTCGAGATGAGCCGGGGCGCCGCGGGCGAGAAGCAAGCCGCCGCCCTGGCCGCCACGGGACGCTCGCCCTCCGAGCTCCGCCGACGCGTGGCGCGGCTGTTCGGCGAGCCGCTCCCCGAGCCGCTGCGGCTGACCCGCGGCGGCGTGCTGGTCGCGGCGATCGGCGCGGCGCTGATCCTCGGGCTGCCGCCGCTGGCCGAATCGGAAACATCGACGGAAACATCGACGGAAACGTCAACGGAAACGTCAATAGTCTCGGCTAATGGGGAAAGTGAACCCGAAAGGGGGACCGCCAAGATCTCGGGGACCGTCGTGCTAGCGGACGGCCAGCCGTCGCCCGCTACGGGATGGATCTACTCCGATTCGGTCACCGTCAATTCCAGCAGTTACGCCACGGAAGGCCGCTTCAAGAGCGACTTCGAATGCGAAGTTGAATCGGGAACGGTCAACCTGCGGTTTTTCACCGACATGGGTTACGCCCCCGCTGTGGCAGGCCCGTTCGAGCTGCGCGACGGCGACGATTTGCGTGACGTGGTCGTCCGGCTCGTGCCGGGGTACTCCACTCCGCTGATTCTGCAGGACGAGAAGAACCAACCGGTCGCGGGCGCCACGGTGATGGTGCATCCTCTGCTGAACGGCAGCACAAACGGCCCCAACCACGAGCAGAAGACCGACGCAAAGGGACGGCTCCTGCTGGAGCACTTGGCTCCTGGGGTGCGCTACGAGTTCCGAGTCGAGGCCCCCGGCTTCCAGCCTCTGCGCACCGAACCCTTGAGGATGTACGACGGCGTGAGCCCCGTGCGTCTCTGGATGGCAAGGGCACAACCCGCCACGGGCCTGGTGCGCTTTCCTGATGGGTCGGCATCACCGGGGGCTAGCCTGAACGTCCTCGCAGATGTGGAGCCTACGGGGTTCGTGAACAGTTACTCCTCGCCCGAGGAACTAACAACCACCTCGTCGGAGGGCCGCTACAAGCTCGATTCGTTAGGCGACGGCCACCACTATCTCATCTTGGTGGAAGCGGAGGACCACAACCGCGTGGTTGTCACGGACATCGAGTCCGGTCAACAAGACTCGCCGATTACTCTGCCTCAGCGGCACGACCTGGTGGTTCGCGTTCGAGGCGATCTTGATCAATTAAAAAAGCGCCACGGCAAACCTTACATCAAGATTCAACAACGCTTCAAAGAGACATATGACCTTGGGACTGAACGCCGAGGCTATAGCCATCTGTTTACATCGAAGGCTCAAATCGAGCCCGTCGAAGGGGGAGGGCAGGCGATCTTCCGCGGCCTGGCGATCGACCTCCGCCCCGACGTCGCGCCGCAGACGGTAGAGGTCACGCTCGGCGAAAATGCCGAGACGAAGAAGACGGTCGAGATCCAACGCGATTCGGACCGCGCCACGTTCGTCGAGTACGACCTACGCCCGGCGGGAAGCGACAGCGACGAAGCCGTTGTTGCCACCTCAGCCCCTCCCGCCCGCGAAGAGATTAACGTCGTGATCGCCAAACACGTGATCCTGCTCGAAGGGCAAGCGATCGCCACGCTCGACGACGTAGAGCAGCGGGTCAAGCAGCTGCGTGATCCGGGCAGCGCCATTATCAAATTCAGCAGCACGCCGGGCAGCCAGTATCACGGCGACATGTCGGATTTTTGGAAGCGGATGAACAAACAATACGGCCTCACGACCGCCAGTTTTAGCGGCGTCAATCAGACACAGGGCGCCCGTTACGACCGCATCGAGACGGCCAAGGACCTGCTGAGTGACCCCGCTCTCGCGATTTCCGGCACGGTGGTCGACGCCGACGGCAAACCGGTCGCCGGCGCCCAGGTGCTGCTCGTCACGCCGCTCGACCCGTCGGATCGCTACGGCTCGCACCCGCTGTTCCTGGTCGGGGGAAGGGTCTCCAACCCGATGGGTCAAATCCTTGCCGAAACGGACGAAGACGGCAAGTTCGTGCTAAATCGCCCAGACGATCAGCCGTACAAACTTGTCGCCCTGCATCCAGCCCAAGGCTTCGGGTTCTCGACCCAGCAATGGTTCGAGCAGTCGTCCCAAGTCCAAGTCGACCCTTGGGCCCGCCTAGAGATCCGCGCCGAGCCGATCGACGACGAGCCGCACTTTGTTTCGGTGAAAACGCGCCTGCAAGGCTTCGACCCGCTGCCGCACCTCGACATCAGCCTCCCGGAGATCGAGATCGCGGCGGCCGGGCCGTATGAGGCTGGCCCTCGTCCGGCGTCGGTGGTGCGTGTGCCGGCCGGGCCGTTCTGCGAGACGAGCCTCGCGCGCGGCTTCGCCGTCGACCGGTCGGTTGACATGCTGGCGAGCACTTATGTCGTGATGCCAGAAATGGACCTGCGCCCCTTGGCCGGCGATGAGCGCGACGTGACTTTGGGCGGCTTCTCCGCAGCGCAGCGGAAGGAACTTGAGCGGCGCCGCGACGAGTCGAAGGGGCGGCATCAAGGGATGCGGGGCAGGATCGAGACGCCCGAAGGCGGTGCCGGCGCCGAACCTGCCGGCGCGGGATCCCCCGACGCGGCGCCCAATGCCGACGGAAAGGCGACCGCCGATCCTGCGTCAGCCGCCCCCAAGCCCTCGGAGCCTTCCGCGAGCGACGACCTCCACGAGATGCGTATCCGCATTCTCGACGACGACGGCCGGCCGCTTGCGGGCGCAAAACTCCATAGCAACCGCGTGCGTCCCCAAGGCGCCCAGGGCAAAAGGATCGTAAACACCCATTTGGTCGCCGATGACGAGGGCGCCGTCGTCCTGCCGATCGACCGCCCGGACGACACGGTGAAGCTGTGGGCGTGGGCGCCGGGCAAAGTTTCGGAGTTCGTTTGGCTCGATCGGCGGCCTGATCAACAAGGCGATTTACTGCCGAGTGAATACGAATTTCGTCTTGCGGAGGGAACCGTGGTCGGAGGCGCCGTCGTGGACGACAACGGCGATCCTATCCGGGACGTGCATGTCCGCGTGCGAATAGACACACCGGAACCGCCCTGGGGCGTCGACGCGAATCCCATGGCCAGCGATTGGCTGACCGATGAATTCTACCAGCCCGGGGTTAAAACCAACGCCGAGGGCCGGTGGAGCCTGGACAACGCCCCGGCGCCGGCCGATGACGGCGACACCGAGTTCACGGTCAAGCTCGATCACCCCGATTACACGAGCGATTCCCGGTGGGGCGGGCTGCAGCGGGCTCAGGGCGTGACGACTGCAAGCCTGCGCAGCGGCGAAGCCAAGATCGTGATGACTCAGGGCGTTCGCATCTCGGGCACGGTCGTCGGCCCCGATGGTGAGCCCATCACGAAAGGCTGGGTTGTCTGGCACGACGAGCCGTATTTCACCGACGGTGTTTGGGAGTCGGAGATCGACGGCGATGGGCGTTTCGAGACGCCGCTGCTTGAGTCCGGCGAGCATCCGATCACGATCGTCGCCCCCGGCTACGCCGCCCAGCGGCGAGTCGTCCTGGTGGAGCCAGGCCTTGGGCCGCTGCGGTTCGAGCTGAAGCCCGGCAAGCGGATCGAGATCCACGTGGTCGATTCCGACGGCGAACCGGTCCCCGGGGCAAGGTTCTATCTCGCCAACACGAGCACGCCCAACACCTGGCAGGGCTCGAACGCCTTGCACAACCACCAACGCTCGAACGTGCCCAAGTACGGCGTGCCGCGCAAGGCGGACGACCGGGGCGTCTATGTTTGGGAGTGGGCGCCGGAAGAAGCGGTCACCTATTCGGTGGGCTCCAAGGGCTATGCCAGGCAAGACACGTCGCTTGTGGCGAAGAGCGAGCCGCACGTGGTCACGCTGGCCGACGCGTTGGTGGCCGACGGCTCGGTCACCGACGCCGCAACGGGCGAGCCGATCGACAAGTTTCTATGCATGCCAGTGATCGTCTTCCGGCCGGGCTTTTACAGCACGAGAGTCCAAGACGCCAAAGCCGGTCGCGCAGGTCGGTACGAGCTGCCACTGACGGGGAGCGCCGACGACAACGCTCGCTACCGGGTGCGGATCGAAGCCGAGGGCTACCGCTCGGTCGTGAGTGAAGAGTCCTTTGGGCCGCGCGACGGCCGTTCGACCCTCGACTTTGCTCTTAAGCCCGCTCCGGCCCTGCAGGGCCACGTGGTCGATGCGGCGGGCGCCCCGGTCGCCGACGCGGCGGTGATCGTTGGCACGCCCACCGAAGTCCCGCACACGCACAATGGCGAGCCAGAGTCGTTCGGCGAGAGGCCCCTTCGCTCCGACGACCGGGGCGCCTTCGAACTGCTCGCCACGAGCGAGCCGGTTCGCGTTCGTGTCGTTCACCAACTCGGGATCGCCGAGAAGTATGTCGCGCCCGGGGACGAGTCGGTTGGCGAGATGCGTCTCGCCCCGTGGGCGACGGTTTCGGGCCGCTTGGTGCAAGAGGGCCGGCCCGTTGGAGGCCAGTCGATCTTCTTCAGCCCGTTGGTTCAGCGTGAGCTAGGCGAAGCGCGGTTCCAAGACTCGTACCAAACGAGAACCGCCCCGGACGGAACGTTCCGGTTCAAACGCCTGCCGCCGGGCGCCGGCAGCCTGAGAGTCTCGCTGGGCCCGTGGCAGGACTCGCCGCTCACCTCCGGCGAGAGCGTGGCGATCGAATTGAAACCGGGCGAGCACCGCGAGGTGGTGCTCGGCGGCGAGGGGGCGGTGCTCACCGGCCAAGTCGTCGCGACCGGCCGCGACGAGGCGCCGCTCAACCGCAAGTGGTCGCTCAATTACTTGGTGAGCCGCGACCGCGGCGTCGGGCCGCCGCTGCCGGAAGGTTTCCCCGAACTGAGCTTCAACCCGGCGGGGCCGATGCAACCCGCTTGGATGCTCGACCCCCACTATAACGACTGGCTCGCGACGCGCGAGAACCACTTCGTGAAGCTCACGCCCGAGGGGCGGCTGCGTGTGACCGGCGTCGCCCCGGGCGAATACGACCTCGTTGTGCGTCTTTACGAGCGACCGGCTGGCTGCCTGGTGGAGACCGTGGGCGAGAAGATCGTGCCGGTCCGGGTCGAGGGCGACGGGGAGCTCGACCTTGGCGAGATCGAGGTCCCGTGCCGTGCCGGGCCGCGTGTCGGTAGCGACATGCACGCCTACGGCTTCATCGACGCCACCGGCCGCAAGCGATTGGTGGCCGACCTGGAGGGTCGGCACGTGGTGATGCACGTCTGGGCGAGTTGGTGCGCGCCGTGCTTGGCGAGCATGCCGCAGCTGGCGGCGGCGGCCGACCGACTGGCCGACCAACCGGTGACGTTCGTCGGGCTGAACATCGACGCCGATCAGCAGCAGGCCCGCGCACTGGCGCAAGCACGCGGATGGCGTTGGGCGCAAAACTACCTGGGGAAAAGCTCTGATCTCGCCAAGCAACTGGGCGTCAGTACCGTGCCGAGCTATTACCTCATCGGGCCCGATGGCCGTTTGGTAATCTCCAGCGCCGAGTGGGCGGTGATTGAGCAATCGCTCGAAGCCGCCGTGGGGGCGCCGCGGGTCGGCTTGCGGTAA
- a CDS encoding type II secretion system F family protein encodes MAGPAKLEDLIALNAEILALTRAGLPIAPELGRAAASLPSGGCDLGVRLAKRLETGESLSDAVAAQSEFPSYYAALVRAGEASGNLPAALQGLGEALALSLRMRRTCRLAIVYPVFIALAAWGLLLYSIEYLLPHYDWITQTSSGNRFYASRLFWGQVVLYTPLVLAAVAIVLWLLRPRDHGPQARALGVLRLMPGVARVMQTTASAMYCRLLSLMLQQRTPLPEALELAAEATGWRGYSEPSQQIAETIRSGGDMNDAAEARQRLPPLVRPAMMLHADAGLLGQAVGYAASVYEERAAIQADTTAILLPATVTAVLGGGVVAVYAVLMLSPYIRSLVEIANWF; translated from the coding sequence ATGGCAGGCCCCGCTAAGCTCGAAGACCTGATCGCGCTGAACGCTGAGATTCTCGCGCTCACCCGGGCGGGTTTGCCGATCGCACCGGAGCTCGGGCGGGCCGCGGCCTCGCTGCCAAGCGGCGGCTGCGATCTCGGCGTGCGGCTGGCCAAGCGGCTCGAAACGGGCGAGTCGCTGAGCGACGCGGTTGCGGCCCAGAGCGAGTTCCCCAGCTACTACGCCGCCCTCGTCCGTGCCGGCGAGGCAAGCGGGAACTTGCCCGCCGCGTTGCAAGGCTTGGGCGAGGCGCTCGCTCTTTCGCTGCGGATGCGGCGTACCTGTCGGCTCGCGATTGTTTACCCGGTGTTCATCGCGCTGGCCGCCTGGGGGCTGCTGCTGTACTCGATCGAGTACCTGTTGCCGCACTACGATTGGATCACCCAAACGTCCAGCGGCAACCGCTTCTATGCCTCGCGGCTATTTTGGGGACAGGTCGTTCTTTACACGCCGCTCGTGCTGGCGGCTGTCGCGATTGTGCTGTGGCTCCTGCGGCCGCGGGACCACGGTCCTCAAGCCAGGGCGTTGGGCGTGCTGCGGCTGATGCCGGGCGTGGCCCGTGTGATGCAAACCACGGCGTCCGCCATGTACTGCCGCTTGCTCTCGCTGATGCTGCAGCAACGCACCCCGCTGCCCGAGGCGCTCGAGCTCGCCGCCGAGGCGACCGGCTGGCGCGGCTACAGCGAGCCGTCGCAACAGATCGCCGAGACGATCCGCAGCGGGGGCGACATGAACGACGCCGCCGAGGCGCGCCAACGCCTGCCGCCGCTGGTCCGCCCCGCCATGATGCTGCACGCCGACGCCGGGCTGCTCGGCCAAGCGGTCGGCTACGCCGCCTCGGTCTACGAGGAGCGCGCCGCCATCCAGGCCGACACCACCGCGATACTGTTGCCGGCCACGGTCACCGCGGTGCTCGGCGGCGGCGTCGTGGCGGTTTACGCCGTGCTGATGCTCTCGCCTTACATCCGCTCGCTCGTCGAGATCGCCAACTGGTTCTGA
- a CDS encoding type II secretion system F family protein produces the protein MDLSASPSEPTPSGASASLAAQLALWSQAGLPLHEMLRALGEEHRGRARSAIEALALEVEEGRTLQEALQQTAARFPYSLRRTLRTAADAGGDLTAVLPALSTQLASERRLRSRLLAVLSYPALVFTVLTALSLFLCQVVTPEFERMFEDFELNLPRMTEFFIDFSKAAPAAIGLGFAAIALFVLLAAAPWSSVFAHRLLGALPLIGPLWVNEGHAMLARLLAAHTAARAPVADALRCSAAGLIDRNLAAATVRAASRCQDGAGLGDALSESVHFDRELAGRAREGELNGDLPEAMEELASAYSGRAQRQLDYLALTLPPLTAMIVFGFLFLFAVSLFLPLVKLIEGLT, from the coding sequence TTGGACCTATCCGCCTCACCCTCCGAACCGACGCCGAGCGGCGCGAGCGCTTCGCTCGCCGCCCAATTGGCGCTGTGGAGCCAAGCCGGCTTGCCGCTGCACGAGATGCTGCGCGCGTTGGGCGAGGAGCACCGCGGCCGGGCGCGGTCGGCCATCGAGGCATTGGCCCTCGAGGTCGAGGAGGGGCGCACGCTCCAAGAAGCGCTCCAGCAGACCGCCGCCCGTTTCCCCTATTCACTCCGCCGCACGCTCCGCACGGCGGCCGACGCCGGCGGCGACCTCACCGCCGTGCTGCCGGCGCTGTCGACCCAGCTCGCCAGCGAGCGCCGTTTGAGATCGCGGCTGCTGGCCGTGCTGAGCTACCCGGCGTTGGTGTTCACGGTGCTGACGGCTTTGTCCCTCTTCCTCTGCCAAGTTGTGACGCCGGAATTCGAACGGATGTTTGAGGATTTTGAGTTGAATTTGCCGAGGATGACCGAGTTCTTCATCGATTTCAGCAAAGCCGCGCCCGCGGCGATCGGACTGGGATTCGCCGCGATCGCCTTGTTTGTCCTGTTGGCGGCGGCGCCCTGGTCGAGTGTTTTCGCTCACCGACTGCTCGGGGCGTTGCCATTGATCGGCCCGCTCTGGGTGAACGAAGGGCACGCCATGCTGGCGAGGCTTCTGGCGGCGCACACCGCGGCGCGAGCGCCCGTGGCCGACGCGTTGCGTTGCTCGGCGGCCGGCCTGATCGACCGCAATCTCGCCGCCGCCACGGTTCGCGCCGCCAGCCGCTGCCAAGATGGGGCTGGCCTGGGGGACGCGTTGAGCGAATCGGTTCATTTCGACCGCGAGCTGGCCGGCCGCGCTCGCGAGGGCGAGTTGAACGGCGACTTGCCCGAAGCCATGGAGGAGTTGGCCTCGGCCTACTCGGGACGGGCCCAGCGGCAACTCGATTACCTCGCCCTCACCCTGCCGCCGCTGACGGCCATGATCGTCTTCGGGTTCTTGTTTCTGTTTGCCGTTTCACTGTTCTTACCGCTGGTAAAGCTGATCGAGGGGCTGACCTGA
- a CDS encoding GspE/PulE family protein, whose product MHRRPKLDRVVETQPAFRLFPLRDPPHALQPMTPTQSSQPQGSPAPEQAGRGLSPDEWPESAPEIVDELLRRTLDCGASDLHLLPTATGLAAEWRVDGVMQPIVVLPSGVGQNVVARLKVLAGLLTYETNKPQEGRIREAQLARPVRISTLPTVFGERVVARVLSEDSGALASLETIGMPSDVAAVLERSLVQTSGAVLIVGPSGSGKTTTAYACLRSILERSGGGRSVVSLEDPVEVIVPGVAQAQVNPQAGFDLHAGLRAMVRQDPEVIFVGEIRDATTAHTAYQAAVTGQLVVTTFHASDAATAITRLLDMGAPAYMIRAATRAIVAQRLLRKVCTACSKGESQKDCVACHGVGYRGRVAVAEAVDLSNSALADTVQTGYDRDRFVDELRSHQVASLRRQADELVAAGVTDRLEVDRVLGWEPSSSGGAE is encoded by the coding sequence TTGCACAGACGCCCCAAGCTCGACCGGGTGGTTGAGACGCAGCCGGCGTTTCGGCTGTTTCCTCTCCGCGATCCGCCCCACGCCCTGCAGCCCATGACCCCCACGCAGTCGAGCCAGCCGCAGGGGAGTCCGGCTCCAGAGCAAGCCGGCCGTGGACTGTCTCCGGACGAGTGGCCCGAGTCGGCGCCGGAGATCGTCGACGAGCTGTTGCGCCGCACCTTGGATTGCGGCGCCAGCGACCTGCACCTGTTGCCCACGGCCACGGGCCTCGCAGCCGAGTGGCGGGTCGACGGCGTGATGCAGCCGATCGTGGTGCTGCCCTCGGGCGTGGGACAAAATGTTGTCGCGCGGCTCAAGGTGCTCGCCGGCCTGCTCACCTACGAGACGAACAAACCTCAAGAGGGGAGAATCCGCGAGGCGCAGCTCGCTCGGCCCGTGCGGATCAGCACCCTGCCCACGGTGTTCGGCGAGCGGGTCGTCGCCCGGGTGCTGTCGGAGGACTCCGGGGCGCTGGCCAGCCTCGAGACGATCGGCATGCCGTCCGATGTCGCCGCGGTGCTGGAGCGTTCGCTCGTCCAGACCAGCGGCGCCGTGCTGATCGTCGGGCCCTCGGGCAGCGGGAAAACGACCACCGCCTACGCCTGCCTGCGGTCGATCCTCGAGCGCAGCGGCGGCGGGCGGAGCGTCGTCTCGCTCGAAGACCCGGTCGAGGTGATCGTGCCGGGGGTCGCTCAGGCGCAAGTGAACCCGCAAGCCGGGTTCGACTTGCACGCCGGGCTGCGGGCGATGGTGCGGCAAGACCCCGAGGTGATTTTCGTGGGCGAGATCCGCGACGCCACGACCGCCCACACCGCCTACCAGGCGGCCGTCACCGGCCAGTTGGTCGTGACCACGTTCCACGCCAGCGACGCGGCCACGGCCATCACCCGCTTGCTCGACATGGGCGCCCCGGCGTACATGATCCGCGCGGCGACACGCGCCATTGTCGCGCAGCGACTGCTGCGGAAAGTTTGCACGGCGTGCTCGAAGGGTGAATCTCAAAAGGATTGTGTCGCCTGCCACGGAGTTGGCTACCGCGGGCGGGTCGCGGTCGCCGAGGCGGTCGATCTATCCAACTCTGCGCTCGCCGACACGGTCCAAACGGGGTATGATCGCGACCGATTTGTTGACGAGCTGCGCAGCCACCAGGTCGCCTCACTCCGACGCCAAGCCGATGAACTCGTCGCGGCGGGGGTGACCGATCGACTCGAGGTCGATCGGGTGCTAGGGTGGGAGCCCTCGTCGAGCGGCGGCGCCGAGTAG